A portion of the Parasedimentitalea marina genome contains these proteins:
- a CDS encoding winged helix-turn-helix transcriptional regulator, with amino-acid sequence MEQDERRNCPIQRASNVMGDQWSLLILREFFLEGSRRFQDLQDVLAVSPNTLSGRLRKLEEGGVLERRKYSQNPPRWEYHLTDSGQALGPMMTALRVWGAEHTPELLD; translated from the coding sequence ATGGAACAGGATGAACGTCGAAATTGCCCGATCCAACGGGCATCGAATGTGATGGGCGACCAGTGGTCACTGCTGATCCTGCGCGAGTTCTTTTTGGAGGGGTCGCGAAGGTTTCAGGACTTGCAGGATGTACTGGCAGTGTCGCCCAACACGCTGTCAGGTCGGTTGCGTAAGCTGGAAGAGGGCGGCGTGTTGGAGCGTCGGAAATATTCGCAAAACCCGCCACGCTGGGAATATCACTTGACCGATAGTGGGCAGGCGCTTGGTCCAATGATGACGGCGCTTCGCGTTTGGGGCGCGGAGCATACCCCTGAGCTGCTGGATTGA
- a CDS encoding VOC family protein, with product MSLISPNKTITISLSVKDRHVTAEWYSSMLGFETLYHADEAGWSELQTNTVGVTIGLGEHTKPAPGNCVPVFGIADLDAARQNLEQAKVKFDGETDVVEGMVKTATFYDPDGNALMLAEDLTGGS from the coding sequence ATGTCTCTTATTTCGCCCAATAAAACCATCACTATCTCGCTGTCTGTCAAGGATCGCCACGTAACTGCCGAGTGGTACAGCAGTATGCTGGGATTTGAGACCCTCTACCACGCAGACGAGGCAGGTTGGTCAGAACTTCAAACGAATACAGTTGGAGTAACAATTGGCCTTGGCGAACATACCAAGCCCGCACCCGGCAATTGTGTGCCCGTGTTTGGGATAGCTGATTTGGACGCCGCGAGGCAGAATTTGGAGCAAGCCAAAGTTAAGTTCGATGGCGAGACTGATGTTGTCGAAGGCATGGTCAAGACAGCAACTTTCTATGATCCGGATGGTAACGCTCTCATGCTCGCAGAAGATTTGACAGGCGGATCATAG
- a CDS encoding BolA family protein encodes MSITQEIETRLQAAFAPSELQVINDSDSHRGHSGHDGSGESHFNLRIRAAGFAGKSRVQRHRMVHSALGDIVPRIHALAMDIDA; translated from the coding sequence ATGAGTATCACACAAGAGATCGAAACGCGGCTGCAAGCGGCATTTGCACCGTCTGAGTTGCAAGTGATCAACGACAGCGACAGTCACCGGGGCCATTCGGGCCACGATGGGTCAGGCGAGAGCCATTTCAACCTGCGCATTCGGGCTGCAGGTTTTGCCGGTAAAAGCCGGGTGCAACGTCACCGCATGGTGCACAGCGCGCTGGGAGATATTGTGCCGCGTATTCACGCGCTGGCGATGGATATTGACGCCTGA
- the pepT gene encoding peptidase T, which produces MSNDFIQELQDRLVRYAAIDSQSDADSPTAPSTEIQFDMLKLLKDELTEIGAQDVELTSYGVVLATIPGTAVGPTIGLLAHVDTAPQFNATGVKPRVIKGYNGGDITFPDDPDLVLSPAQHPYLATKQGHDLITASGTTLLGADDKAGVSIIMTMARHLLNNPDIQHGPIRIGFTPDEEIGRGVGADLPMDLAADFAYTLDGGEVGEIEYESFSADGAVVTVTGVSIHPGWAKEKMVNAIHLASKIIQTLPQATMTPETTDDREGFIHATDMTGGSSEMKLKFILRDFEMEGLEAKGDLLRQVCAAVQASEPRANITCEISPQYRNMRYWLEKDMAPVELAHAATKAQGIDPVSIPIRGGTDGSRLTEMGIPTPNIFTGMQCIHGPKEWVSVQDMAQATEVCLSLATLAAEKLGK; this is translated from the coding sequence ATGTCCAACGACTTCATCCAGGAACTGCAGGATCGCCTTGTCCGCTACGCGGCCATCGACAGCCAGAGCGACGCAGACTCGCCCACCGCTCCCAGCACCGAAATCCAGTTCGACATGCTGAAGTTGCTAAAGGATGAGCTGACCGAGATAGGGGCGCAGGATGTGGAGCTGACCAGCTATGGTGTGGTTCTGGCAACCATTCCCGGCACAGCCGTTGGCCCAACCATCGGCTTGCTGGCGCATGTGGACACGGCGCCACAGTTCAATGCGACCGGCGTCAAACCACGGGTGATCAAAGGTTACAATGGGGGTGATATCACCTTCCCGGACGACCCTGATCTGGTGCTTTCCCCGGCTCAACACCCCTATCTAGCAACCAAACAGGGACACGATCTGATCACCGCATCCGGCACTACCCTGTTAGGGGCGGATGACAAGGCCGGTGTGTCCATCATCATGACCATGGCGCGTCACCTGCTGAACAACCCCGATATCCAACACGGCCCCATCCGCATCGGCTTCACCCCGGACGAAGAAATTGGCCGTGGCGTCGGTGCCGACCTCCCCATGGACCTGGCAGCAGATTTTGCCTATACACTGGACGGCGGTGAAGTCGGCGAGATTGAGTATGAAAGTTTCTCGGCTGATGGCGCAGTAGTCACTGTCACTGGCGTTTCCATTCACCCCGGCTGGGCCAAAGAAAAGATGGTCAACGCCATCCACCTGGCGTCGAAGATCATCCAGACCCTGCCGCAGGCGACGATGACACCGGAAACCACAGATGATCGCGAGGGCTTTATCCACGCCACCGACATGACCGGTGGCTCGTCAGAGATGAAGCTGAAATTCATCCTGCGTGATTTTGAGATGGAGGGGCTGGAGGCCAAGGGAGATCTGCTGCGTCAGGTTTGCGCTGCTGTACAAGCCTCTGAGCCACGCGCCAACATCACCTGCGAAATCTCTCCACAATATCGCAACATGCGGTATTGGTTGGAAAAGGACATGGCCCCGGTCGAATTGGCCCACGCCGCCACCAAAGCGCAGGGAATCGATCCCGTTTCGATCCCGATCCGGGGCGGAACTGACGGGTCACGCCTAACCGAAATGGGAATTCCCACTCCAAATATCTTTACCGGCATGCAATGCATCCACGGACCAAAAGAGTGGGTTTCGGTGCAGGATATGGCACAGGCAACCGAGGTTTGTTTGTCTCTTGCAACGCTGGCAGCGGAAAAGCTGGGTAAATAA
- the gatB gene encoding Asp-tRNA(Asn)/Glu-tRNA(Gln) amidotransferase subunit GatB, with amino-acid sequence MLDLTYELPKPKVISGAKHDWELVIGLEVHAQVSSNAKLFSGASTEFGAEPNSNVAFVDSAMPGMLPVINEYCIEQAVRTGLGLKAQINLNSAFDRKNYFYPDLPQGYQISQLYHPIVGEGEVLVELGNGLARNVRIERIHMEQDAGKSIHDMDPNMSFVDLNRVGVCLMEIVSRPDIRGPEEAAAFVGKLRQIMRYLGTCDGNMQNGNMRADVNVSICRPGQYEKYQETQDFSHLGTRCEIKNMNSMRFIQQAIEVEARRQIAIVEAGGKVDQETRLYDVEKGETRSMRSKEEAHDYRYFPDPDLLPLEIEQEWVDAIAATLPELPDAKKLRFISDFGLSDYDASVLTADVESAAYFEAVAEGRNGKLAANWVINELFGRLKADDADIAGCPVSPAQLGGIIELISADVISGKIAKDLFEIVYTEGGEPAEIVETRGMKQVTDTGAIEAALDQIIADNPAQVEKVKVNPKLAGWFVGQVMKATGGKANPKAVNQLVAQKLGE; translated from the coding sequence ATGCTCGACCTGACATATGAACTGCCCAAACCCAAGGTGATCTCGGGTGCCAAGCATGACTGGGAACTGGTCATCGGCCTAGAAGTCCACGCTCAGGTCAGCTCTAATGCTAAACTGTTCTCTGGCGCCTCGACCGAATTTGGCGCCGAGCCGAATTCGAACGTGGCCTTTGTGGATTCCGCGATGCCCGGCATGCTGCCCGTCATCAACGAATACTGCATCGAACAAGCCGTGCGCACCGGGCTGGGCCTGAAGGCGCAGATCAACCTGAATTCGGCCTTTGATCGCAAGAACTATTTCTACCCGGATCTGCCGCAGGGCTATCAGATCTCGCAGCTGTATCACCCCATCGTGGGCGAAGGCGAAGTGCTGGTTGAACTGGGCAACGGTCTGGCCCGTAACGTGCGCATTGAACGTATCCACATGGAGCAGGACGCCGGTAAATCGATCCACGACATGGATCCGAACATGTCTTTCGTTGACCTGAACCGTGTTGGCGTCTGCCTGATGGAGATCGTCAGCCGCCCTGACATTCGTGGCCCCGAAGAGGCCGCCGCCTTTGTTGGCAAGCTGCGTCAGATCATGCGGTATTTGGGCACCTGTGATGGCAACATGCAGAACGGCAACATGCGTGCCGATGTGAACGTGTCGATCTGCCGTCCGGGCCAGTACGAGAAGTATCAGGAAACCCAGGACTTCTCGCACCTCGGCACCCGCTGTGAAATCAAGAACATGAACTCGATGCGCTTCATTCAGCAGGCCATCGAGGTCGAGGCCCGTCGTCAGATCGCGATTGTCGAGGCTGGTGGCAAGGTCGATCAGGAAACCCGCCTGTATGATGTTGAAAAGGGCGAGACCCGGTCGATGCGGTCAAAGGAAGAAGCGCATGACTATCGCTACTTCCCCGATCCTGACCTGCTGCCACTGGAAATCGAGCAAGAGTGGGTCGACGCCATTGCCGCCACCCTGCCCGAGCTGCCAGACGCCAAGAAACTACGGTTCATCAGCGACTTTGGCCTGTCCGACTATGACGCCTCTGTCTTGACCGCAGATGTGGAATCGGCTGCCTATTTTGAGGCCGTCGCCGAGGGCCGTAATGGTAAACTGGCCGCCAACTGGGTCATCAACGAGCTGTTCGGCCGCCTGAAAGCCGACGACGCCGACATTGCAGGCTGCCCGGTCTCTCCGGCGCAATTGGGTGGTATCATCGAGCTGATCTCGGCGGATGTTATTTCCGGCAAGATCGCCAAGGATCTATTTGAAATCGTCTATACCGAAGGCGGCGAACCAGCTGAAATCGTTGAGACGCGCGGCATGAAGCAGGTGACCGACACCGGCGCGATTGAGGCTGCATTGGATCAGATCATTGCCGACAACCCGGCACAGGTCGAAAAGGTCAAGGTCAACCCAAAACTGGCAGGCTGGTTTGTCGGCCAGGTGATGAAAGCCACCGGCGGCAAGGCCAATCCAAAGGCTGTGAACCAACTGGTTGCTCAAAAACTGGGCGAGTAA
- a CDS encoding DnaJ domain-containing protein, with product MSKSDPFGFDMSVRSAKKKNPRGRRSMSGASETSVRECHHEGCTEAGKFRAPKAPDVLDDFFWFCQEHVREYNAKWSFFEGTTEAELNAQSSKDKVWERETRPIGDPEARAWARLGIEDPHQVLGANATQNPGKNGGSTGKRLPATERRAIEILEANDGWTKIEIRKAYKKLIKVLHPDMNGGDRSQEEQLQEVMWAWDQIKDSRSFKEK from the coding sequence ATGAGCAAGTCAGATCCTTTCGGTTTCGATATGTCGGTCCGATCCGCCAAAAAGAAAAACCCGCGCGGGCGGCGCAGTATGTCGGGCGCGTCCGAGACCTCTGTACGTGAATGCCATCACGAAGGTTGCACGGAGGCGGGAAAGTTCCGCGCCCCCAAAGCGCCGGATGTGCTGGATGATTTTTTCTGGTTCTGCCAGGAGCACGTCCGTGAGTACAACGCCAAGTGGAGCTTCTTTGAGGGCACCACCGAGGCCGAGTTGAACGCCCAGTCGTCCAAGGACAAGGTCTGGGAGCGTGAAACCCGCCCCATTGGCGACCCCGAGGCCCGCGCCTGGGCCCGTTTGGGCATCGAGGACCCCCATCAGGTTCTTGGCGCCAATGCCACTCAGAACCCCGGTAAAAACGGCGGTAGCACGGGCAAACGCCTACCGGCCACCGAACGCCGTGCTATTGAAATCCTGGAGGCCAATGATGGTTGGACCAAGATCGAGATCCGCAAGGCCTATAAGAAGCTGATCAAAGTCCTGCACCCCGACATGAACGGCGGTGACCGTAGTCAGGAAGAGCAACTGCAAGAAGTGATGTGGGCCTGGGACCAGATCAAAGACAGCAGAAGCTTCAAAGAAAAATAA
- a CDS encoding winged helix-turn-helix transcriptional regulator: MNIKLFVNITSRAWALPILSNMHAGIAGRQAPLLAATGASRTAFAQSMDHLITMGLLERNPGYGHPLRPEFRLTSLGISAAAIANKIQNIAADEDQDLLRRSWTLPVLTSLHTPSRFNDIKRSLPSITDRALSHSLKTMEVRSWVCRSVDETARPPRSIYVAVNTGQVISQATASEISFV; encoded by the coding sequence ATGAACATTAAGCTATTTGTCAACATCACTTCAAGAGCTTGGGCATTACCCATTTTATCAAACATGCACGCAGGTATCGCCGGACGACAGGCGCCCTTGTTGGCGGCAACTGGCGCGAGCAGGACCGCTTTCGCACAAAGCATGGATCATCTGATCACGATGGGGTTGTTAGAACGAAACCCCGGTTATGGTCATCCACTGCGTCCAGAATTTCGGCTTACGTCGCTCGGAATATCCGCTGCAGCAATTGCCAACAAAATTCAGAATATTGCCGCTGATGAAGATCAAGACTTGCTCCGTCGGTCATGGACACTACCAGTGTTGACATCACTTCACACACCAAGCCGTTTCAATGACATTAAGCGAAGCTTGCCTTCCATTACGGATCGAGCATTGTCGCATTCGTTGAAAACGATGGAAGTCAGAAGCTGGGTGTGCCGAAGCGTTGATGAGACTGCTCGCCCGCCGAGATCAATTTACGTCGCAGTGAACACTGGCCAAGTGATAAGTCAGGCAACGGCATCTGAAATCAGCTTCGTCTAA
- a CDS encoding DUF4177 domain-containing protein: MMMFEYKVVPAPAKGTKAKGVKTPQGRFAVTIEQLLNDMGADGWEFQRAELLPSEERQGLTGSTTNWRNVMVFRRPTGSVEETEPAAQIESVPTVAPVHAPEAVTLTATAGDPEADTDAIPVPGAGAREMVADDGVEELSPVSGITTALKARAQQQHD, translated from the coding sequence CTGATGATGTTCGAGTACAAGGTTGTTCCCGCCCCCGCCAAGGGCACCAAAGCCAAAGGGGTGAAGACGCCTCAGGGGCGGTTTGCCGTGACGATTGAACAGTTGCTGAACGACATGGGCGCAGATGGCTGGGAGTTCCAGCGCGCTGAGTTGTTACCCAGCGAAGAGCGTCAGGGCCTGACCGGGTCCACCACCAATTGGCGCAATGTCATGGTATTTCGCCGCCCAACCGGATCTGTCGAAGAAACTGAGCCCGCTGCTCAAATCGAATCCGTCCCCACAGTTGCACCCGTCCACGCCCCCGAAGCGGTCACCCTGACTGCAACCGCAGGCGACCCCGAGGCCGACACAGATGCTATACCTGTCCCCGGCGCCGGCGCCCGCGAGATGGTGGCCGATGATGGTGTTGAAGAACTAAGTCCGGTCTCGGGCATCACCACTGCCCTAAAAGCACGCGCCCAGCAGCAGCACGACTAA